The Megalops cyprinoides isolate fMegCyp1 chromosome 22, fMegCyp1.pri, whole genome shotgun sequence genome contains a region encoding:
- the adra1d gene encoding alpha-1D adrenergic receptor, with product MTYTNLMNESYDGIYSTDAVNVSFLEQLFANISNTTCTNITLDSQVIGVGVFLSVFILVAIVGNILVILSVLCNRHLQTVTNFFIINLAIADLLLSIIVLPFSASLEVLGCWVFGRVFCNIWAAVDVLCCTASIMSLCIISIDRYIGVKYCLKYPTIMTEKKAGVILVVVWVSSMIISIGPLLGWKEPPPLDDSICSITEEPGYALFSSLFSFYLPLMVILVMYFRVYVEARRTTKSLEAGVKRERNKSMEVVLRIHCRSVLEDAAASAKSKNHPFRSSLSVRLMKFSREKKAAKTLAIVVGMFILCWLPFFFVLPLGSFFPALKPSEMVFKVIFWLGYFNSCINPVIYPCSSQEFQRAFIRLLKCQCHRRKRTLRRFYDQRWRAAVKGPAREAYGTYRPGFSLHESRSSSYLYKGKGRSLGLKRWSLFRPLRKSSFQLKEKMNSLSNRIKNGPGKSATPPLAKVEIDTISMGIYNDCVDHGGYQVYDLPDCYGLKETDI from the exons ATGACTTATACTAACTTGATGAACGAGAGCTATGATGGAATCTACTCCACCGATGCCGTCAACGTGTCGTTCCTTGAACAACTTTTCGCGAATATCAGCAACACAACCTGCACCAATATTACGTTGGATTCTCAGGTCATTGGGGTCGGTGTGTTTTTGTCCGTCTTCATATTAGTGGCCATCGTCGGGAACATCTTGGTCATCCTGTCTGTACTCTGTAACAGACACTTGCAGACCGTTACGAACTTCTTTATAATTAACCTGGCTATAGCCGACTTGCTTCTCAGCATAATTGTGCTACCCTTTTCGGCGTCTTTGGAGGTGCTGGGATGTTGGGTTTTTGGCAGAGTTTTCTGCAATATATGGGCAGCCGTGGACGTGCTGTGCTGTACCGCCTCTATCATGAGCCTGTGCATTATCTCCATAGACAGGTACATTGGGGTAAAATACTGCCTGAAGTACCCCACCATCATGACGGAAAAGAAAGCCGGGGTGATTCTGGTGGTGGTCTGGGTGTCCTCTATGATCATTTCGATAGGACCGCTTTTAGGATGGAAGGAGCCGCCGCCGTTGGACGACAGCATTTGCAGCATCACCGAAGAGCCGGGCTATGCCCTGTTCTCCTCCCTGTTCTCGTTCTACCTCCCGCTCATGGTCATCTTAGTGATGTATTTTAGGGTATACGTTGAAGCTAGAAGGACTACCAAGAGTCTGGAAGCGGGGGTTAAGCGCGAAAGAAACAAGTCTATGGAAGTAGTGTTGCGCATACACTGTAGAAGTGTGCTCGAGGATGCCGCGGCGAGCGCGAAGAGCAAAAACCATCCCTTCCGAAGTTCGCTCTCAGTGCGCTTGATGAAATTCTCCCGGGAGAAAAAGGCAGCTAAGACCTTGGCTATCGTTGTGGGGATGTTCATCCTCTGTTGGCTGCCATTCTTCTTCGTTTTGCCTCTAg GGTCCTTCTTCCCGGCGCTGAAGCCCTCCGAGATGGTCTTCAAAGTGATCTTCTGGCTGGGATACTTCAATAGCTGCATCAACCCGGTTATCTACCCCTGTTCCAGCCAGGAGTTCCAGCGGGCCTTCATCCGCCTCCTCAAATGCCAGTGCCACCGGAGAAAGAGGACTCTGCGGCGTTTCTACGACCAGCGCTGGCGGGCGGCGGTGAAGGGGCCGGCGAGGGAGGCGTACGGCACCTACAGGCCCGGATTCTCCCTCCACGAATCTCGCAGCAGCTCCTACCTCTACAAGGGAAAGGGGCGGAGCCTGGGGCTGAAGAGGTGGAGCCTGTTCCGCCCGCTGCGCAAGTCCTCGTTCCAGCTGAAGGAGAAGATGAACAGCCTGTCCAACCGGATCAAAAACGGGCCCGGGAAGAGCGCCACGCCCCCGCTGGCCAAAGTGGAGATCGACACCATCTCCATGGGGATCTACAACGACTGCGTGGACCACGGGGGTTATCAGGTGTACGATCTCCCTGACTGCTACGGCCTGAAGGAGACTGATATTTAA